A stretch of the Engraulis encrasicolus isolate BLACKSEA-1 chromosome 19, IST_EnEncr_1.0, whole genome shotgun sequence genome encodes the following:
- the nenf gene encoding neudesin yields the protein MQCSKIFVLVSACALYVCLASGKKVKEKKISKPVRLITEEELAMYDGSRDGQPIYMAIKGVVFDVTTGKDFYGKDAPYNALVGKDSTRAVAKMSLDPADLTHDTTGLTKDQLESLERVFTGTYKAKYPIVGYTARYMLNADGSPNQDFRPEDQPNFNLREEL from the exons ATGCAGTGTAGCAAGATATTTGTGTTGGTCTCAGCATGCGCACTGTATGTTTGTTTAGCAAGTGGCAAGAAAGTTAAGGAAAAGAAGATCTCCAAGCCCGTGCGGCTGATCACCGAGGAAGAGTTGGCGATGTACGATGGAAGTCGG GATGGGCAGCCAATCTATATGGCCATAAAGGGTGTTGTGTTTGATGTAACTACCGGAAAAG ACTTCTATGGCAAGGATGCACCTTACAACGCCTTGGTCGGGAAAGACTCTACAAGAGCTGTGGCAAAGATGTCTCTGGACCCCGCTGATTTGACACATGACACT ACTGGTCTGACAAAGGATCAGCTGGAATCGCTGGAGCGCGTATTCACAGGAACCTACAAAGCTAAATATCCGATAGTGGGCTACACGGCACGCTACATGCTAAACGCAGACGGCAGCCCCAACCAAGACTTTCGACCAGAGGACCAGCCCAATTTCAACTTGAGAGAAGAGTTATGA